In one Candidatus Planktophila vernalis genomic region, the following are encoded:
- a CDS encoding aldehyde dehydrogenase family protein — MEEKLSFEYAPAPESRALVTIKPKYGHFIGGKFVAGSKHFPTINPATEEVLSQISLAGKADVDAAVKAARKAYTTTWSKMSGKERGKYLFRIARIMQERSREFAVLETLDNGKPIRESRDVDVPLAAAHFFYHAGWADKLEYAGLGTTPKAHGVAGQIIPWNFPLLMLAWKVAPALAAGNTVVLKPAETTSLTALLFAEVCHQAELPAGVVNIVTGDGSTGALIVNHPGIDKIAFTGSTEVGKIIARAVATTNKSVTLELGGKAANIIFEDAAIDESVEGIVNGIFFNQGHVCCAGSRLILQESIADEVIEKLKNRMAKIRVGDPMDKNTDLGAINSKEQLLKIRELTAAGDSEGAERWSAPCDLPGKGFWFAPTIFTGVTQAHRIAREEIFGPVLSVLTFRTPQEAIDKANNTPFGLSAGIWSEKGSKVLWASQQLRAGVIWANTFNKFDPTSPFGGYKESGWGREGGRHGLSAYLKGVSHE, encoded by the coding sequence ATGGAGGAAAAATTGTCTTTTGAATACGCGCCGGCTCCAGAGTCACGCGCCCTCGTTACGATCAAGCCTAAGTATGGCCACTTCATCGGCGGAAAGTTTGTTGCAGGAAGTAAGCACTTCCCCACAATCAACCCAGCAACTGAAGAAGTTCTATCTCAAATTTCACTAGCCGGAAAAGCTGATGTTGATGCTGCTGTAAAGGCTGCACGCAAGGCATACACAACTACGTGGTCAAAAATGTCTGGCAAAGAGCGTGGAAAGTACCTGTTTCGTATCGCCCGCATCATGCAAGAGCGCTCACGTGAGTTCGCAGTTCTTGAGACCCTAGATAACGGTAAGCCGATTCGTGAATCACGCGATGTTGATGTTCCACTTGCTGCCGCACACTTCTTTTATCACGCAGGCTGGGCTGACAAGCTTGAATATGCAGGTCTTGGAACAACACCTAAAGCTCATGGTGTTGCAGGACAGATTATTCCTTGGAACTTCCCATTATTGATGTTGGCGTGGAAGGTTGCACCGGCACTTGCTGCTGGAAACACTGTTGTATTAAAGCCAGCTGAAACAACTTCACTCACCGCACTTTTATTTGCCGAAGTATGTCACCAGGCAGAACTTCCAGCAGGTGTTGTAAACATCGTAACTGGTGATGGTTCAACTGGTGCACTCATTGTTAATCACCCTGGAATCGACAAGATTGCATTTACTGGATCTACTGAGGTTGGCAAGATAATTGCTCGAGCTGTTGCTACTACCAATAAGAGTGTAACTTTAGAACTTGGTGGAAAAGCTGCCAATATCATCTTTGAAGATGCAGCAATTGATGAGAGCGTAGAAGGTATTGTTAATGGAATTTTCTTTAATCAAGGCCATGTCTGCTGTGCTGGTTCGCGCTTAATTCTTCAAGAGAGTATTGCTGATGAAGTTATTGAGAAGCTAAAAAATAGAATGGCTAAGATTCGTGTCGGTGATCCCATGGATAAGAACACTGATTTGGGAGCCATTAACAGCAAGGAACAACTATTAAAGATTCGTGAACTTACTGCTGCCGGAGATTCTGAAGGCGCTGAGCGTTGGAGTGCGCCATGTGATTTGCCAGGCAAGGGCTTCTGGTTTGCACCAACAATCTTTACTGGTGTGACTCAAGCCCACCGCATTGCACGCGAAGAAATCTTCGGTCCAGTGCTTTCAGTATTAACTTTTAGAACACCTCAGGAAGCTATAGATAAAGCCAATAACACTCCTTTTGGACTCTCTGCGGGTATCTGGAGTGAAAAGGGATCCAAGGTCTTATGGGCATCTCAGCAACTCCGTGCTGGTGTGATCTGGGCAAATACCTTCAATAAATTTGATCCTACTTCCCCATTTGGTGGATACAAGGAATCTGGTTGGGGTCGTGAAGGCGGACGACATGGTTTATCTGCGTATTTGAAGGGAGTCTCACATGAGTAA
- a CDS encoding aldehyde dehydrogenase family protein → MSNRIDVKRTYKLFINGAFPRTESGRTYEVKNAKGVFIANPCLASRKDLKDAVVAARAAQHGWNKATAYNKGQILYRLAEMLEGRRAQFVDEIVTVTGVSKAKAEKEVTDSVDRLVWYAGWSDKISSLSGALNPVAGPYYNFTIPESMGVIAAIAPETPSLLGLIDSIAPIIVGGNTVVVLASTKAPLSAMSFAEVIATSDVPAGVINILTGKKDEITPWMASHMDIDGLDISGLGAKKHADVKTAGTENLKRIYSFKSADPGRILAFMENKTVWHPIGL, encoded by the coding sequence ATGAGTAATCGAATTGATGTGAAAAGGACCTACAAACTATTTATTAATGGGGCGTTCCCTCGCACAGAATCTGGTCGCACCTATGAAGTTAAGAACGCTAAAGGTGTATTCATTGCAAACCCATGCCTAGCATCTCGTAAAGACTTAAAGGATGCAGTTGTAGCAGCTCGTGCAGCCCAACATGGATGGAACAAAGCAACTGCATATAACAAGGGACAAATTCTTTACCGACTTGCAGAAATGCTTGAAGGTCGTCGCGCGCAGTTTGTGGATGAGATTGTCACAGTCACTGGTGTATCAAAAGCCAAAGCTGAGAAAGAAGTAACAGATTCTGTAGATCGACTCGTTTGGTATGCGGGATGGAGCGACAAGATCTCTTCACTTTCAGGTGCTCTCAACCCTGTTGCTGGTCCTTATTACAACTTCACAATCCCAGAAAGCATGGGCGTGATTGCAGCGATTGCTCCAGAGACGCCTTCTTTGCTTGGTTTAATTGATTCAATTGCACCAATCATTGTTGGTGGTAACACCGTGGTTGTTCTTGCTAGTACCAAAGCTCCACTTTCTGCGATGAGCTTTGCTGAAGTGATTGCAACAAGTGATGTTCCAGCTGGAGTAATTAATATTTTGACTGGAAAGAAAGATGAAATCACCCCATGGATGGCTTCACACATGGATATTGATGGCTTAGATATCTCAGGTTTAGGTGCTAAAAAGCATGCAGACGTTAAAACAGCTGGAACTGAAAACCTAAAGAGAATCTATAGCTTCAAGAGCGCTGATCCTGGACGCATTCTGGCATTCATGGAAAACAAGACGGTCTGGCACCCAATAGGGCTATAG
- a CDS encoding nucleoside hydrolase, which produces MEKTSIILDVDTGVDDAFAVLFAAMHPAINLLGVTCVDGNTNVDQVIANTLKVLDAAGAGDIPVARGAVRPLLGKSEYAEYVHGADGMGDLGITPSHRKVDSRSAIELLRDLIEESKEPVTLVPIAPLTNIALFLRAFPETAKKLHRIVLMGGSASAGNATAAAEFNVWHDPEAAAIVFQSGVPITMYGLDVFMRPGATSENAAKLLKSSDPAPQFAATLIQAFIERLHVSPITLGDYGAVACVIHPELFTTEVFDVVVDTSQGPARGQTICDRRAPFLKSIEPNDLTDSAAVRVVLDLDVEAVEQLWFKTIDKGWL; this is translated from the coding sequence ATGGAAAAAACTTCAATCATTCTTGATGTTGATACCGGCGTTGATGATGCCTTTGCAGTCCTATTTGCCGCAATGCATCCAGCAATCAACTTACTTGGAGTTACCTGCGTGGATGGCAACACAAATGTTGACCAGGTTATTGCCAACACTTTGAAAGTTTTAGATGCAGCCGGTGCAGGAGATATTCCAGTTGCTAGAGGCGCTGTTCGTCCGCTACTTGGTAAATCAGAGTATGCCGAATATGTGCATGGCGCAGATGGAATGGGTGATCTTGGGATTACGCCCTCTCATCGAAAAGTTGATTCTCGCTCTGCCATTGAACTCCTTCGCGATTTAATTGAAGAATCAAAAGAGCCAGTAACTCTTGTTCCAATTGCTCCGCTTACAAACATTGCTTTGTTTTTGCGAGCGTTTCCAGAAACTGCCAAGAAACTACATCGAATTGTTTTAATGGGCGGATCAGCATCTGCCGGTAATGCAACAGCTGCAGCCGAATTCAATGTTTGGCACGATCCTGAAGCAGCCGCAATCGTTTTCCAAAGCGGTGTTCCAATAACTATGTATGGACTTGATGTTTTCATGCGTCCAGGTGCAACAAGTGAGAATGCAGCAAAGCTACTCAAATCATCTGATCCTGCTCCACAGTTTGCTGCAACGCTTATTCAAGCATTTATTGAGCGCCTGCATGTCTCTCCCATTACTTTGGGCGACTATGGGGCAGTTGCATGTGTGATTCATCCAGAGCTATTTACAACTGAAGTCTTTGACGTTGTTGTCGACACATCCCAAGGCCCTGCGCGCGGTCAAACTATCTGTGATCGTAGAGCACCATTTCTAAAGTCCATCGAACCTAATGATTTAACTGATTCTGCTGCAGTCCGAGTTGTTCTAGATTTAGATGTAGAAGCAGTTGAGCAGTTGTGGTTTAAAACCATTGATAAAGGCTGGCTATAG
- the rbsK gene encoding ribokinase — MSKAVIAVVGSAMIDLTAYATVIPAPGQTLEGDLFTTGFGGKGANQAVIAAHCGAEVHFVGKLGRDLFGDSIAENFKKLGIDSEYVERSDTPNGVAHIWVDANGENRIIIIPGANHEIESKKAIEAIESIAGLAVVVAQCEIKQEVTLAAFSAAKKRGCVTILNPAPYQPLSEELFAVTDWIIPNETEFKELLGQDPTSDEVLKKFRPGKNSIVTLGSEGAVLITSEGNLTRVSAPKVNPVDTTGAGDAFVGVFAFGLASGKNPEDAMKLGVKVASMSVTRKGAQSSYPSQAEIDTLS; from the coding sequence ATGAGCAAAGCAGTTATAGCGGTAGTAGGCAGTGCAATGATTGATTTAACTGCCTATGCCACAGTGATTCCGGCTCCTGGGCAAACCTTAGAAGGTGATCTATTTACTACTGGTTTTGGCGGTAAAGGAGCTAATCAAGCCGTAATTGCCGCCCATTGCGGAGCCGAAGTTCACTTTGTTGGAAAGCTAGGACGAGATCTATTCGGTGACTCAATTGCTGAAAATTTCAAAAAGCTTGGTATTGATTCAGAATATGTAGAGCGTAGTGATACTCCAAATGGTGTGGCACATATCTGGGTCGATGCCAATGGTGAAAATAGAATCATAATTATTCCTGGTGCCAATCATGAGATTGAATCTAAAAAGGCTATTGAAGCTATCGAGTCAATCGCAGGCTTAGCGGTCGTTGTTGCACAATGTGAAATAAAACAAGAAGTGACTCTGGCTGCATTTTCTGCCGCTAAAAAGCGAGGTTGTGTAACAATCCTAAATCCAGCACCATACCAACCACTAAGTGAAGAACTATTTGCAGTGACCGACTGGATTATTCCTAATGAAACTGAATTCAAAGAACTCCTTGGTCAAGACCCAACAAGTGATGAAGTACTTAAGAAATTTAGACCGGGTAAGAATTCAATTGTGACTTTAGGATCTGAAGGTGCTGTGTTAATTACTTCCGAAGGAAACCTCACTCGAGTGAGTGCTCCAAAAGTTAATCCCGTAGACACCACTGGTGCAGGTGATGCATTTGTTGGCGTTTTTGCTTTCGGCTTAGCCAGTGGAAAGAATCCAGAAGATGCGATGAAGTTAGGAGTTAAAGTTGCATCTATGAGTGTCACGCGAAAAGGTGCGCAATCCTCATATCCTTCTCAAGCAGAGATTGACACGCTTTCATAA